The Astyanax mexicanus isolate ESR-SI-001 chromosome 7, AstMex3_surface, whole genome shotgun sequence genome has a window encoding:
- the prph2b gene encoding peripherin-2b has translation MALWVIKFDLPKRIKLAQGLWILYWLSVMGGILIFSMGLFFKIELRKRSEMMDNNESHFVPNLLILVGLTACGINAFGGKVCHDSLDTAKFAKWKPMVKNYLYGCFAFCIILFIVALLCFLVQVSLHFALAEGLKNGMKYYRDTDTPGRCFMKRTLDMTQIEFRCCGNNNFRDWFEIQWISNRYLDFSNDEIKDRVTSNVEGKFLMDSVPFSCCNPGSPRPCIQHHLTNNSAHYDYDHHTEELNIWTRGCREALVSYYGGMMNSIGALVLLVMLLEIADMVGLKYLTTSLETLENPENPESESEGWLLEKSVKETMSGIMEKIKTFGKGNQVEGEGAEAPATS, from the exons ATGGCTTTGTGGGTTATCAAATTTGACCTGCCCAAGCGTATCAAGCTTGCCCAGGGACTCTGGATCCTGTACTGGCTCTCGGTTATGGGAGGGATCCTCATTTTTAGCATGGGCCTTTTCTTCAAGATTGAGCTCCGCAAGAGGAGTGAGATGATGGACAACAATGAGTCTCATTTTGTGCCCAACCTGCTTATTCTGGTTGGCCTCACTGCTTGCGGCATCAATGCCTTTGGTGGCAAGGTGTGCCACGACTCGCTTGATACAGCCAAGTTCGCCAAGTGGAAACCCATGGTGAAGAACTACCTGTACGGATGTTTCGCCTTCTGCATCATCCTGTTCATCGTGGCTCTGCTGTGCTTCCTGGTTCAGGTTTCCCTGCATTTTGCCTTGGCAGAAGGTCTGAAGAATGGAATGAAGTACTACAGGGACACAGACACGCCAGGAAGATGCTTCATGAAGAGGACCCTGGACATGACCCAGATCGAGTTCCGCTGCTGTGGCAACAACAACTTCAGGGACTGGTTTGAGATCCAGTGGATTAGCAACCGCTACCTCGATTTCAGCAACGATGAAATTAAAGA TCGCGTCACAAGCAACGTTGAAGGCAAGTTCCTTATGGACAGCGTTCCCTTCAGCTGCTGCAACCCTGGTTCCCCAAGACCCTGCATCCAGCATCACCTGACCAACAACTCTGCTCACTATGACTACGATCATCACACTGAAGAACTCAACATCTGGACAAGAGGCTGCCGCGAGGCCCTGGTGTCCTACTATGGGGGGATGATGAACAGCATTGGAGCTCTTGTTCTGCTAGTTATGCTTTTGGAG ATAGCAGATATGGTTGGACTGAAGTACCTGACAACCTCTTTGGAGACCTTGGAGAACCCAGAGAACCCAGAAAGCGAGAGTGAGGGTTGGCTGCTGGAGAAGAGTGTGAAGGAGACCATGTCTGGCATCATGGAGAAGATCAAGACCTTTGGCAAGGGCAACCaggtggagggggagggggcAGAAGCTCCTGCCACAAGCTGA